In the Enterobacter cloacae subsp. cloacae ATCC 13047 genome, AGGGTAAGACACCCGTTATTCGCCAGCATGAATATACCGAATGTGGGCTGGCCTGCCTGGCGATGGTGCTGGGGCACTATGAACACCACGTCTCCGTCAGCCAGCTGCGCAGGGAGCTTACCGTCTCTGCCGACGCGGGCACCTCGATGGCGGAACTCATGACCCTCGCCAGCGATAAAAATATGACGGGCCGGGTGCTCAAGGGCGAAATCACTGAAATTGAAAGTGCCGAACTGCCGCTCATCGCCTTCTGGCGCGGCAATCATTTCGTGGTGATCGTGAAGGTTGACGGGCGCAGCGTAACGGTCCACGACCCGGCCAGCGGCGTGCGTCGCTACAGCCTCAAGGAGGCGCAAAAACTCTTTTCCGGCTACGTGCTGGAGCTGAAGCCGACGCCGCGCTTCGACAAAAAATCCCCTGACGAGACGCTCACGCTGGGGCGGCTGGCCAATAAATCCCCGAGCTTGTTTCAGCGGCAGGTGCTGCTGTTTGTGCTCTCGATTTTTACCCTCATCACCATGCTGGCCAGCCCCACTTACGTGCAGCTGATCATGGAGGAGGCCATCTCGCGCAACGACAACGATCTGGTGATCTTACTCACCGCCATTTTCGCTATCGTCTTTATTTTTGAAGTCATAGGTAAGTTCCTCAAGCAACTGCTTGAGATCCTGATGCGTAACATCGCCTATGACGACCTCAGCCAGTCGGTTCGCCGCTATATGCTGCGTACCCAGACCGGCTGGTTCCGCAGCCGTCCGCCGGGCATTGTGCTGGCGATTGAAAAATCGCTGCATGCCTGTGCGGAGTTCATCAGCAATGGCTATGTGCAGATCCTCTTTTCCAGCTTGATCGCCTTCACCAGCCTGCTGTTTATGCTGCTGTATAACGTGAAAATCGCCGTGTTGACGATGCTGCTGATGGGGGTGTTCTTCCTGATCCGCTTTTCGCTGATCGGCCCTTACCAGCGCGCGGTGGACGACTCCATCGAGCGCACCGCAAAGTATGAATCGCTGCTGGTGGAGACGCAGAAGGGGATCATCACCCTGAAGGCTAACAACATGGAGCAGGCCCGGGACGCGGTGATGGATAAATCCCAGCGTGAGCACATCGCCGGGCTGATGCGCAAAGAGCGCCTGCTGGCCCGCTTTGATGTTGCCTCGCTGCTGGTGATCAACGCCGAGCAACTGCTGGTGGTCTGCTTCGGCGCGTGGCTTATCCTGGAAGGGCAGATGAGTATCGGGATGCTCTACGCCTACATCAGCTACAAACGCTATTTCTCCGACGCGATGGTACAGGTGGCGCAAAAGCTGCTGGACAAAAATGCGCTGAAAGGGCCGCTGGATCGCGTGGGCGACCTGCTGTTTGCCCCCTCTGAAGCCAGCCAGTTTGGCCGGAAGATTGTGACTTCACCCGTCAGTCTGGCCTTTGAGGATGTCTCTTTTGCTTATCCGGGACGTGAGGCGACCCTGCAGCACATCAACATGACGCTCAAGCAGGGCGAAGAGGCGGTGATTGTCGGCCAGAGCGGCTCCGGGAAAACCACACTGCTGCGTCTGATCTCCGGGATGTTGCTCTCCACATCGGGCAGTTTGCGGATCAATGCGATCCCGATCACCGAGTGCGATCTCTCCTCTCTGCGCCAGCATATTCGCATTGTGCATGCGGACGATATTCTCTTTACCGGCTCCATTCTGGATAACCTTTCCTGCTTTGATAGCGCGCCGGACAAGGAGCGGGTGATTGCTGCCTGCCGCCTGGCGGAGATTGACCACGTGGTTGCGCGTCTGCCGCACGGATACGAAACGGAGCTGCTGCCGGGAAATACCTTTTTCTCCGCCGGCGAGATGCAGCGTCTGGTGCTGGCGCGCGCCCTGTACAGCCAGCCGAAGCTGCTGCTGTG is a window encoding:
- a CDS encoding peptidase domain-containing ABC transporter — its product is MFSLFQYKKKGKTPVIRQHEYTECGLACLAMVLGHYEHHVSVSQLRRELTVSADAGTSMAELMTLASDKNMTGRVLKGEITEIESAELPLIAFWRGNHFVVIVKVDGRSVTVHDPASGVRRYSLKEAQKLFSGYVLELKPTPRFDKKSPDETLTLGRLANKSPSLFQRQVLLFVLSIFTLITMLASPTYVQLIMEEAISRNDNDLVILLTAIFAIVFIFEVIGKFLKQLLEILMRNIAYDDLSQSVRRYMLRTQTGWFRSRPPGIVLAIEKSLHACAEFISNGYVQILFSSLIAFTSLLFMLLYNVKIAVLTMLLMGVFFLIRFSLIGPYQRAVDDSIERTAKYESLLVETQKGIITLKANNMEQARDAVMDKSQREHIAGLMRKERLLARFDVASLLVINAEQLLVVCFGAWLILEGQMSIGMLYAYISYKRYFSDAMVQVAQKLLDKNALKGPLDRVGDLLFAPSEASQFGRKIVTSPVSLAFEDVSFAYPGREATLQHINMTLKQGEEAVIVGQSGSGKTTLLRLISGMLLSTSGSLRINAIPITECDLSSLRQHIRIVHADDILFTGSILDNLSCFDSAPDKERVIAACRLAEIDHVVARLPHGYETELLPGNTFFSAGEMQRLVLARALYSQPKLLLCDEVTANLDKTTAQKVLANLRGLGIGLVFVTHSPEVVGCHGRLYTMENGTLRESEQ